DNA sequence from the Alteribacter lacisalsi genome:
GCCGGGATGGTTTTACCGACAACGAGTTTGCGCATACCTACCTCTGTATAGCTGACCATCTTGAATGGGAATGTTTTTCCCCTCAACCTGATGAAGTTGCCGGTTTTTACCGTGCCTCTATTCAGCAGCTTCTTCCTTTCTTTAAGGGGGACATCAGCTCCCTTCGGATGGAAGGCTTCAGACTCTGTAAAAACGGCCTCCAGGTAAACGAAATAATAGAAGTAAAGAAAACGGCTTTTGTGCCTCACGGAAACAGCTATTTTATGGATATTCTGCAACGGATCGAACAAGCTGTTCTAAGGTTTTAAATCTAAGGCCCTGTTAAAGCTTAATGTTGATATTCTTCTATCGTTGATTGAAGCGAGCGCGTGACACTCCCGCGGAAAGGGAGCGCAGTGAGCGGAAATCAATAACAGACTTTAACAGAGCCAAAACTAAAATAAATGGAGGTACAGGTAAGTATGATCTGGTTTGCACTTTTAATTGCCTCGTGTGCACTGCTGTATGCCACTAATGCTGAGTCGAAGATAAAAAAACTTGAAAAAAGAATCTCTCAGTTAGAAGAGGGGCCGCGTTCATAATTTGCTCAGGTGGAGCATCTATCGCAAAACTGTATCACTGATTTGTTTAAAATTGATTTTCAACTATCGATAAAAAGGGTATAGGCCGTAGAACGGCCTTTTTTAATGATTCAATATGCGTACTTTACATATAAATTTGCTGATTTGTATAGGAGGAAAGAGAAATGCCTGATATCGTTACTTTTGCCGAAGAGCATTTATACAGAGAAAAAGCGAACGAAATTGCAAAAAGACACGAAAAGCTGATAAAAAGCGTGCTGCCTGCTGCTCTTGTATATCATATAGGAAGTACTGCCGTTCCCGGATCATTGACGAAAGGGGACGTGGACCTTCAGGTTCGTGTCAGTCAGAAGGATTTTCCTGAGGCCCGCGAAGCACTGGCAAAAATCTATAAAGTCAATCAGGGGAGTTTCCAGAGTTCGTTTTTCTGTGCATTTGAGAAGGAGGCTGAAGTACTCCCCCTCGGTGTGCAGCTTACCGTGATCGCTTCAGAAGTGGATCACTTCTGGAAGCTTACGGCCTTCTTTCAGACTCATCCGGAATTTACACAGCAGTATAACGAGTTGAAACAGACGTCGGAAGGGCTGGACATGGATGAATATCGTGACAGAAAAAGCCTGTTTATTGATGAGATTCTTCAATCCGACAAGTACCGGCAGTTCAGTTTTCGTCTGGAAGGAAAGGGGCTTGAAACGCCCGTTCCAAAAAAGCGCCAGAGGGAGCGTCTTTCCTTTCCAGCAGCAACAACAAGGAAAGAAAAAAATGATATGATTACAGAAATCAATGACCGCTTACTCGACAGCTTTGGGAGCAAAATTGCGGCAACCGGCGTTTACGGCTCGGTAGGTCAGGAAACAGAAGGACCGTTTTCGGATATTGAAATGCACATTGTCACTAGGGACGGAGAACGACTGCCTGATTACGAATTCATATATGAGGATTTTAAGATTGAGCTCAGTTGTTCGGAACAGAGTGAGCTGCTGAGAAAAGCCGGAACAGTGGATGACAGCTGGGCTATTAAAGCTGGTGCCTGGATTCATGTAAAGCCCCTTTATGATCCGGAGAACTTTTTTGCTGAACTGAGACAAATACCGGAGCAGCTTTCGTACGATGAAATTAAAGCTGTTATGCGGGAATTTATGATCTGGGAGCCCTATGAGACTATGGGGAAAATAAGAAATAACTATGCATCAGGGAACCACCGGTATCTGCCGATGGCTGCAAGAGATCTTGCGTTTCAGACAGCCAAACTGATCGGACTTGCCAATCGGAAGTATTACCGCACCAGGGCCCGCATGTTTGAAGATTCCCTGAAGTTTCCTTCAAGGCCTTCCGGGTACGAACGCCTGCTTGAGCTGCTTTTAGAAGGCGAGCTTCACCCGTCCCACAAGGTTTATGACCGGTGTGAGAACCTGTGGACCGGCTTAAATCTATGGTACGAGGAACTGGGGATTGATTACAAAGAAGACACATTTCCGTTTTAATAGAATAACTGCCGTGACCCGTCTCTTTTTTTCACATAGTTTATAGAAACTGTGTGAAAGGAAGGGACGTTTTATGTTTCATTACCGTATGGTCAGGCTTCTCCGCTCTCACGGGGGAAAAGTTGACCAGCAAGTTAAAAGTCATCTTATGAACGCCTATAAGCCTCTTCGCTGGGTGCCCTGTTTCTTTCATACCCTCTATGAAAAATGGGTCAGTAAAACGAAGCTTGTCTCTGTGCTTCTTGAATTTGAAGACGGACACTGCCTTGAAGCAGTCGATCAGGCTTCGGCGATTTTATCACCTTATCTCAGATGCGGGGTGAAAACGACGTTCAGCCGTATCTCCTGCTGCAGTGCAGAGGTAACGCCTGAAGCACTCGAACAGCTTCTTACCAGGTGTACAAAGCTGAGAAAAATTCATCTGAACAGGCAGATGCATGCCCTTCTGGATACGGCAGTGCCTGCTTCCGGAGCATTCGATCTGATCCGAAACAGCACCCGCCTGACAGGAAAGGGCGTAACGATTGCCATTCTTGACACGGGAGTGGACCCTCATAAGGATCTTGAAGGAAGAATCACGGCATTTAAGGATTTTATTCATAACGAGGCAGAGCCATACGACGACAATGGACACGGTACTCATTGTGCAGGTGATGCAGCTGCAAATGGGGTGTCTTCTGACGGCAGGTATAAAGGCCCGGCTCCCGAAGCCAGCATTATCGGTGTTAAAGTCCTGGATAAAATAGGGGCAGGCTCAATGGAAACGGTCATGGAAGGAATCGAATGGTGTTTGCAGTATAATGAAGAATTCCCGCACCGTCCAATTCACGTAATCAATCTCTCGCTTGGAAGCAGAGCTCAGCGT
Encoded proteins:
- a CDS encoding kanamycin nucleotidyltransferase C-terminal domain-containing protein yields the protein MPDIVTFAEEHLYREKANEIAKRHEKLIKSVLPAALVYHIGSTAVPGSLTKGDVDLQVRVSQKDFPEAREALAKIYKVNQGSFQSSFFCAFEKEAEVLPLGVQLTVIASEVDHFWKLTAFFQTHPEFTQQYNELKQTSEGLDMDEYRDRKSLFIDEILQSDKYRQFSFRLEGKGLETPVPKKRQRERLSFPAATTRKEKNDMITEINDRLLDSFGSKIAATGVYGSVGQETEGPFSDIEMHIVTRDGERLPDYEFIYEDFKIELSCSEQSELLRKAGTVDDSWAIKAGAWIHVKPLYDPENFFAELRQIPEQLSYDEIKAVMREFMIWEPYETMGKIRNNYASGNHRYLPMAARDLAFQTAKLIGLANRKYYRTRARMFEDSLKFPSRPSGYERLLELLLEGELHPSHKVYDRCENLWTGLNLWYEELGIDYKEDTFPF
- a CDS encoding S8 family peptidase, with the protein product MFHYRMVRLLRSHGGKVDQQVKSHLMNAYKPLRWVPCFFHTLYEKWVSKTKLVSVLLEFEDGHCLEAVDQASAILSPYLRCGVKTTFSRISCCSAEVTPEALEQLLTRCTKLRKIHLNRQMHALLDTAVPASGAFDLIRNSTRLTGKGVTIAILDTGVDPHKDLEGRITAFKDFIHNEAEPYDDNGHGTHCAGDAAANGVSSDGRYKGPAPEASIIGVKVLDKIGAGSMETVMEGIEWCLQYNEEFPHRPIHVINLSLGSRAQRFDTEEDDPIIRMVNVAWRNGIVVCAAAGNEGPGEQTIASPGVSSTILTVGALDDQDTINRDDDEVAEFSSRGPTVYGQIKPDILAPGVSIVSLRSPGSYLDKLQKQARVGSDYVALSGTSMATPIVAGIVALMLQQNPELTPDEVKTALMEGTDQWRDKDRNVYGAGYVNADRSIPG